A single Zootoca vivipara chromosome 1, rZooViv1.1, whole genome shotgun sequence DNA region contains:
- the LIN7C gene encoding protein lin-7 homolog C — protein MAALGEPVRLERDICRAIELLEKLQRSGEVPPQKLQALQRVLQSEFCNAVREVYEHVYETVDISSSPEVRANATAKATVAAFAASEGHSHPRVVELPKTEEGLGFNIMGGKEQNSPIYISRIIPGGIADRHGGLKRGDQLLSVNGVSVEGEHHEKAVELLKAAQGKVKLVVRYTPKVLEEMESRFEKMRSAKRRQQN, from the exons ACATCTGTCGGGCTATTGAGTTGCTGGAAAAGTTGCAAAGGAGTGGAGAAGTGCCCCCACAAAAACTACAGGCTTTGCAAAGGGTCCTTCAAAGTGAATTCTGCAATGCTGTGCGGGAG gtATATGAGCACGTGTATGAGACTGTGGACATCAGCAGTAGCCCAGAAGTGAGAGCTAATGCCACAGCCAAG GCCACTGTTGCTGCCTTTGCTGCCAGTGAGGGTCATTCCCATCCCAGAGTCGTTGAACTACCAAAAACAGAAGAAGGGCTCGGATTCAACATCATGGGCGGCAAAGAGCAAAATTCTCCAATCTATATATCCCGAATTATCCCAGGTGGTATTGCTGATAGACACGGGGGATTGAAGCGTGGAGACCAGCTTCTTTCTGTAAACGGAGTG AGTGTTGAAGGGGAGCACCACGAGAAAGCCGTGGAACTGCTAAAAGCGGCTCAAGGAAAAGTTAAGCTGGTTGTACGATACACACCCAAAGTCCTTGAAGAGATGGAGTCACGATTTGAGAAAATGAGATCGGCAAAACGCAGGCAACAGAATTAA